Proteins encoded within one genomic window of Jiangella mangrovi:
- a CDS encoding peptide chain release factor 3, which translates to MPPTSAASPAAASGVAAEAARRRTFAVISHPDAGKSTLTEALALHARVIGEAGAVHGKAGRRGTISDWMTMEQERGISVTSAALQFEYHGHVVNLLDTPGHADFSEDTYRVLAAVDCAVMLLDAAKGLEPQTLKLFDVCRHRGVPVVTFVNKWDRPGMHVLDLVDELDQRIGLKATPLNWPVGEAGSFHGLLNRDDETMTTFERAPGGTRIAEERTLTAAEAKEQHADAWGTALDEVSLLDGVDMESFLAGRSTPMMFGAAVVNVGVRQLLDTIVALAPAPSARPDAGGEPRPVDAPFSGLVFKVQAGMDKAHRDRLAFVRVCSGRFERGAVVTHAATGRPFATKYARTMLGRERETIDIAYPGDIVGLVNANALTVGDTLHAEGSPVAFPPMPSFAPEHFVTARTTDTGKAKQFRRGIEQLAEEGVVQILTSNRRGDGAPILAAVGPLQFEVATARLGQEFGVPIALDSLPYGLARRTDADGVPVLDAEAGVEVAERRDGALLALFPDKWRLASVERRHPDVTLTPLVAGAD; encoded by the coding sequence ATGCCCCCCACCTCTGCCGCGTCGCCGGCTGCTGCCTCCGGCGTCGCCGCCGAGGCGGCGCGGCGGCGGACGTTCGCCGTCATCAGCCACCCCGATGCCGGCAAGTCGACCCTCACCGAGGCGCTGGCGCTGCACGCGCGGGTCATCGGCGAGGCGGGCGCGGTGCACGGCAAGGCCGGGCGGCGCGGCACCATCTCCGACTGGATGACGATGGAGCAGGAGCGCGGCATCTCCGTCACGTCGGCGGCGCTGCAGTTCGAGTATCACGGGCACGTCGTCAACCTGCTCGACACCCCGGGGCACGCCGACTTCTCCGAGGACACCTACCGGGTGCTGGCCGCCGTCGACTGTGCGGTCATGCTGCTCGACGCCGCGAAGGGGCTCGAGCCGCAGACGCTGAAGCTGTTCGACGTGTGCCGGCACCGGGGCGTCCCGGTCGTGACGTTCGTGAACAAGTGGGACCGCCCCGGCATGCACGTCCTCGACCTCGTCGACGAGCTGGACCAGCGCATCGGGCTCAAGGCCACGCCGCTGAACTGGCCGGTCGGCGAGGCAGGCTCGTTCCACGGGCTGCTGAACCGCGACGACGAGACCATGACGACGTTCGAGCGGGCACCCGGCGGCACGCGCATCGCCGAGGAGCGCACGCTCACCGCCGCCGAGGCGAAGGAGCAGCACGCCGACGCCTGGGGGACGGCGCTCGACGAGGTGTCGCTGCTCGACGGCGTCGACATGGAGTCGTTCCTGGCCGGACGGTCGACGCCCATGATGTTCGGGGCCGCGGTGGTCAACGTCGGCGTGCGCCAGCTGCTCGACACCATCGTCGCGCTGGCCCCGGCGCCCAGCGCGCGGCCCGACGCCGGCGGCGAGCCGCGGCCGGTCGACGCCCCGTTCTCGGGGCTGGTGTTCAAGGTGCAGGCCGGCATGGACAAGGCCCACCGCGACCGCCTGGCCTTCGTGCGCGTCTGCTCGGGCCGGTTCGAGCGCGGCGCCGTCGTCACCCATGCCGCCACCGGCCGGCCGTTCGCCACCAAGTACGCCCGCACCATGCTCGGCCGCGAGCGTGAGACCATCGACATCGCCTACCCCGGCGACATCGTCGGCCTGGTGAACGCCAACGCGCTCACCGTCGGCGACACTCTGCACGCCGAGGGCTCCCCCGTCGCGTTCCCGCCCATGCCGTCGTTCGCGCCAGAGCACTTCGTCACCGCGCGCACCACCGACACCGGCAAGGCCAAGCAGTTCCGCCGCGGCATCGAGCAGCTCGCCGAAGAGGGCGTCGTGCAGATCCTGACGTCCAACCGGCGCGGCGACGGCGCCCCGATCCTCGCCGCCGTCGGCCCCCTGCAGTTCGAGGTCGCCACCGCCCGGCTCGGCCAGGAGTTCGGGGTGCCCATCGCGCTCGACTCCCTGCCGTACGGGCTGGCCCGGCGCACGGACGCCGACGGCGTGCCGGTGCTCGACGCCGAGGCCGGGGTCGAGGTCGCCGAGCGCCGCGACGGCGCCCTGCTGGCGTTGTTCCCGGACAAGTGGCGGCTCGCCTCGGTCGAGCGGCGCCACCCCGACGTCACCCTCACCCCGCTCGTCGCCGGCGCCGACTGA
- a CDS encoding cold-shock protein, with translation MAQGTVKWFNAEKGFGFIAQDNGEPDVFVHYSAIQSDGYRTLDENQRVEFEITQGPKGPQADAVRPV, from the coding sequence ATGGCACAGGGAACCGTCAAGTGGTTCAACGCCGAGAAGGGCTTCGGCTTCATCGCACAGGACAACGGCGAGCCGGACGTCTTCGTGCACTACTCGGCGATTCAGTCCGACGGCTACCGCACGCTGGACGAGAACCAGCGGGTGGAGTTCGAGATCACCCAGGGCCCCAAGGGCCCGCAGGCTGACGCGGTCCGTCCGGTCTGA
- a CDS encoding uracil-DNA glycosylase, protein MTARPLSELVDPGWAKALEPVAPRIAAMGEFLRAEIAAGRTYLPAGQHVLRAFTQPFDAVRVLIVGQDPYPTPGHAVGLSFSVAPDVRPLPPSLVNIFQEYSADLGNPTPSTGDLSPWADHGILLLNRALTVAPRNPGAHRGKGWEEVTEQAIRALVARGTPMVAILWGRDARNLRPLLGNVPCIESAHPSPMSARNGFFGSRPFSRANELLQGLGTEPVDWKLP, encoded by the coding sequence ATGACTGCTCGGCCGCTCTCTGAACTCGTCGATCCGGGCTGGGCGAAGGCCCTCGAGCCGGTCGCCCCGCGCATCGCCGCCATGGGCGAGTTCCTGCGGGCGGAGATCGCCGCCGGCCGCACCTACCTCCCGGCCGGGCAGCACGTGCTGCGCGCCTTCACGCAGCCGTTCGACGCCGTCCGGGTGCTGATCGTGGGGCAGGATCCCTACCCGACCCCGGGGCACGCCGTCGGGCTCAGCTTCTCCGTCGCGCCCGATGTGCGGCCCCTGCCGCCGAGTCTGGTGAACATCTTCCAGGAATACTCCGCCGATCTCGGAAATCCCACTCCCAGCACGGGTGATCTCTCTCCCTGGGCCGATCACGGAATCCTGCTGCTCAACCGGGCTCTGACCGTCGCACCGAGAAATCCCGGCGCGCACCGGGGAAAGGGCTGGGAAGAAGTCACCGAGCAAGCCATCCGGGCGCTCGTGGCGCGCGGAACGCCAATGGTGGCCATCTTGTGGGGTCGCGATGCGAGAAATCTCCGGCCACTACTTGGTAACGTTCCATGTATTGAATCGGCCCACCCGAGCCCCATGTCAGCACGCAACGGATTCTTCGGGTCACGGCCGTTCAGTAGGGCGAACGAGCTCCTTCAGGGCCTGGGCACCGAGCCGGTCGACTGGAAGCTGCCCTGA